Sequence from the Curtobacterium sp. MCLR17_007 genome:
GTCCTGCGGATCGCCGCGGACGCCTGGTCCGACCGGGCAGGCGGCACGTCCGGCGCGATCTGGGGCGCCGGCCTGGAGGCCCTGGGTCGCGTCCTCGGGGACGACGAGCGCCCGACGGGTGCGCGCGTCGCGGACGCGGTGCACGCCGCCACCGAGGCGGTGCTCGCCTTCGGCGCGGTCCCCGGCGACAAGACGATGGTCGACGCCCTGGTGCCGTTCGACTCGGTCCTGCGCGAACGGCTCGAGGCCGGGGACCCGTTCGCCGGTGCCTGGCGTGCTGCGGCGGACGCCGCACGGGCCGCCGCGGACGACACCGCCGCGATGCTGCCCCGGAAGGGCCGCGCCCGGACCCACGCGGACCAGGCCGTCGGCACCGTGGACCCCGGCGCGCTGTCCTTCGCACTCGTCGTCGCCGCAGTCGCCCCGTGACCACGATCGGCGTCTCGCTGAAGACGTACTTCTCCCACGCCCGCACGCTGTCCTGGGCGGGTGCCGTCGCGGACATCGCCCGGCGGCACCCCGCCGTGCAGTCCGGCGCGGCGACGCTGTTCGTCGCACCGACGTTCCCGGCGCTGGTCCCCGTGCGGGACCTGCTCGTCGGATCGGGGGTCCGGCTCGCCGCGCAGGACCTCGGGTCGTCCGACGCGGGACCCTTCACGGGCGAGGTCTCCGGCGCCGAGCTGCACGAGATCGGGGTCGACCTCGTCGAGATCGGGCACGCCGAGCGACGCGCACTGTTCCACGAGACGGACGAGGTTGTCGCGGCCAAGGTGCACGCGGCATTCCGCAACCACCTGCGGCCACTGGTGTGCGTCGGTGAGACGACCCGGTCCTCCCGGCCGGACGGCGCCGTGGCGGACGTGTCGGCGCAGCTCGACCGGGCGCTCACCGCGTCCGACGCCGCCGGCGCGACCGGTCCGCTGACCGTGGCCTACGAGCCCGTCTGGGCGATCGGCGCGGCCGAGCCCGCTCCCGAGGACCACGTGGTCGCCGTCCTCGACGGCCTGACCGCGCACCTGGCAGCGCGGGCGGACCTGGTCGGCAGCGACGTCCTGTACGGCGGGAGTGCCGGTCCCGGCCTGCTCACCCGCGCCCAGGGCAGGATCGGCGGGCTGTTCCTCGGCCGGTTCGCCCACCACCCCGCGGCCGTCGAGCGGGTCCTGGACGAGGTCCTGGCCCTCGGCTGACCCGCGCAGTACGGTTCCTGCATGAGCGCACCCGTGCCGTACTTCCACTTCCCCGGGACCGCCGCCGACGCCCTCGACACCTGGCAGCGGGTGTTCGGCGGTTCGGTCGAGCGGCACACGTTCGCCGAGTTCGGTCGCCAGGACGGACCACCCGACGCGGTCGCGCACGGCGAGCTGCGCGGCGCGGTCGACCTGTTCGCCGCGGACACCGCCGACGGCGAGAGCCCGACCGCGGTGGACGGCGTGCTGTTCGCGCTCCTCGGGGCGGCGGACGCTGCGACCTCGGCGCGGTGGTTCGATGCGCTCGCCGAGGGTGGCACGGTGGTGGACCCGCTGACGCTCCGGCCGTGGGGCGACCACGACGGGCAGGTCCGCGACCGCTTCGGGGTCACCTGGCTGATCGGGTTCCAGGGACCGGCGGCCGACTAGGCGTCGCGCGCGCCGGCCAGGCCATGGTCGTGCGCGTACACGACGAGCTGGACACGGTCGCGCAGGGCGAGCTTGCCGAGGATGCTCGAGATCTGGGTCTTGACGGTGGACTCCGTGACGAACTCCCGGCCCGCGATCTCGGCGTTCGACAGCCCGCGTGACGCCCAGCCGAACACGATGCGCTCACGGTCGGTCAGGGTCTGGAACTCGGGCGGCTGCGGCGCCGGCGCCCGTTCGACGTCCGCGCCGAAGAGCTGCGACAGGTCGTTCGGCGCGATCACCGAGCTGCCCTCGTGCACCGCCCGCACGGCCGCGAACAGGAACGGCGGCGTGGTGTCCTTGAGCAGGAACCCGCTCGCGCCCAGGCGGATCGCGGTGGCCGCGGCCGGGTCGAGGCCGAACGTCGTCAGCACGACGACGCGGGGGAGCGGACCGTCGACCGCGCCCGAGAACAGCCGGCGGACGGTCTCGACGCCGTCCATGCCCGCCATCCGCATGTCGAGCAGGACGACGTCCGGTCGGAGCTCCGGGATGAGCGCGAGTGCCTCGGCGCCGTCGGACGCCTCGCCGACGACGACCATGTCGGGCTGTGCGTCGAGCACGACCCGCAGCCCGGCGCGGAACAGGGACTGGTCGTCGGTGAGCAGGATGCGGATCGCGTCGGTCATCGGTTGGTCCCCCCATGGACGTCGAACGGGATGCGTGCGCGTGCGGTGAACACGGCGTCGAGGACGGCGGCGTCGAACGACCCACCGAGTGCGGCCAGCCGGGACTGCATGCCGACCAGGCCCCGGCCGGAGCCTGCGGTGGAGGGCCGCGGGTCGATCCCGAGCCCCTCGCCGACGGCCGGTTCCGCGCTGGGCACGGCGTTCTCCACCTCGAGCACCAGGTCGGCGGAGCGCCAGGTCTCGCGGACCGTCACACTGCCGCCGGGAGCTCCGTGCCGGAGCGCGTTCGTCAGCATCTCCTGCAGCACGCGCCGCGCGGCCGTGCCGGTCTCGTGGCCGAGGGAGCCGGCGGCACCGCGCACACTGTGGTCGACGGCGACACCGGCCTCGCGGATGCCCTGCACGATCGCGTCGAGCGACGCCGGGTCCGTCCCGATGTCGGAGCCGTCGATGTGGCCGAGCACCTGACGTACCTCGACCAGGGAACTGCGGGCGGTGCTGGCGATGGTGGCGCTGACCTCGCGGATGCGGGCCTCGTCGGCCAGGAACGGCACGGAGTCGGCCTGCGCGATGATCACGGCGAGCGAGTGACCGACGACGTCGTGCACGTCCCGGGCGATGTCGGCGCGGATGCGTTCCGACTCGGCCTCGTCGACCGCGCGGGTGGCGACGGCCTCGGCGCGGCTCGCGACCTCTTCGGCACGGGACGCGGCGGCCTCGGCGTCGGCACGGCGCACGGACTCCCGGACCTGGGACCGCACGGCCCGGGCGGCGAGGCCGACGGCCCACACCGACAGCAGCGCCAGCGCCGGGGCGGCGAGGACGATCGCCGCCTGGTCACGGGGGCCGTTCAGCAGCAGCAGGTAGCGGTAACCTGTTCTGGACAGGTACAGCGATGCGGTCACGCCAGCGACCACCGACAGCACCCCGGCGAGCACCACCTCGATCCGCGTCCCGACGATCGCCACCGTGCCGACCACCACGAACAGGGCGATGTCGACGAGGGACGGGCGTTCACCGCCGAGCACCTGGACGACGCCGAGCGCGACCGCGATGAGCATCGCACCCGACGGGGACATCCGTCGGACCGCGATCGCGAGCGTCGCCGCGGCGACGGCCGGCAGGCTGGCGTGCTCGAGCTCGAGGTCGATCGGCGCCAGGAACACCAGCGCGGCGACGAGGGCCCAGGCCAGGTCGACGACGATCGACCGCGGGGACAGCGCCCTGGTGAACCCGCGCCCGTCCCTCACGGCTCGATCATCGCACGGCGACGGACGCCGAGGCGGGGGCGTCCGCCCGGGTCTCGGGAGCGTGGGTGCCGCCGATCGCCCAGCACGCCACACCGGTGACGACGGCGATGGCGACGAGGGTGACGGCGGTGGCGCGGGTGGTCGAGTGCATGCTCCCAGCCTCATGGGCCGGGACCGTCCGGGCATCGACCGCTCGACCGAAGCGGCTCGGTCGTGGGGTGGAGATCGCGTCAGGACGGGACGGGAGGCCCGGTGCCAGCTGGCACCGGGCCTCCCGTCCCGTGGGGGGACCGCCGTCAGGCGGCCTTGATCAGGCCGTTCGGGTTCAGGATGTACTTCGTCGCCGCGCCCTTGTCGAACTCGGCGTAGCCGCGCGGGGCGTCCTCGAGACCGATCGCCTTCGCGTTGACGTTCGCCGCGATGCTCGTCCGGTCGTGCAGGATCGCCATCATCAGCTGCCGGTTGTACTTCATCACCGGGCACTGGCCGGTGGTGAAGGACAGCGACTTCGCCCAGCCGGTGCCGAGGCTCAGCGAGAGCGAGCCCTTCTGCGCGGCCTCGTCGACCCCGCCCGGGTCACCCGTGACGTAGAGCCCGGGGATGCCGAGGGCTCCACCGGCCGCCGTGACGTCCATCAGCGAGTTCAGCACCGTCGCGGGTGCCTCGTCACTCGATCCCGCGCCGTGCCCCTTGGCCTCGAAGCCCACGGCGTCGATGCCGCAGTCGACGAGCGGTTCACCGAGGATCTGGTCGATCTGGTCGGCCGGGTCGCCCTTCGTCAGGTCCACGGTCTCGCAGCCGAAGCTCCGCGCCTGGGCCAGCCGGTCGGCGTTCATGTCGCCGACGATGACGACGCTCGCGCCGAGCAGCAGCGCACCGGTCGCCGCCGCGAGTCCGACCGGTCCGGCGCCGGCGACGTACACGGTCGAGCCGACCTCGACGCCAGCGG
This genomic interval carries:
- a CDS encoding triose-phosphate isomerase family protein → MTTIGVSLKTYFSHARTLSWAGAVADIARRHPAVQSGAATLFVAPTFPALVPVRDLLVGSGVRLAAQDLGSSDAGPFTGEVSGAELHEIGVDLVEIGHAERRALFHETDEVVAAKVHAAFRNHLRPLVCVGETTRSSRPDGAVADVSAQLDRALTASDAAGATGPLTVAYEPVWAIGAAEPAPEDHVVAVLDGLTAHLAARADLVGSDVLYGGSAGPGLLTRAQGRIGGLFLGRFAHHPAAVERVLDEVLALG
- a CDS encoding VOC family protein, producing the protein MSAPVPYFHFPGTAADALDTWQRVFGGSVERHTFAEFGRQDGPPDAVAHGELRGAVDLFAADTADGESPTAVDGVLFALLGAADAATSARWFDALAEGGTVVDPLTLRPWGDHDGQVRDRFGVTWLIGFQGPAAD
- a CDS encoding response regulator transcription factor translates to MTDAIRILLTDDQSLFRAGLRVVLDAQPDMVVVGEASDGAEALALIPELRPDVVLLDMRMAGMDGVETVRRLFSGAVDGPLPRVVVLTTFGLDPAAATAIRLGASGFLLKDTTPPFLFAAVRAVHEGSSVIAPNDLSQLFGADVERAPAPQPPEFQTLTDRERIVFGWASRGLSNAEIAGREFVTESTVKTQISSILGKLALRDRVQLVVYAHDHGLAGARDA
- a CDS encoding histidine kinase — encoded protein: MRDGRGFTRALSPRSIVVDLAWALVAALVFLAPIDLELEHASLPAVAAATLAIAVRRMSPSGAMLIAVALGVVQVLGGERPSLVDIALFVVVGTVAIVGTRIEVVLAGVLSVVAGVTASLYLSRTGYRYLLLLNGPRDQAAIVLAAPALALLSVWAVGLAARAVRSQVRESVRRADAEAAASRAEEVASRAEAVATRAVDEAESERIRADIARDVHDVVGHSLAVIIAQADSVPFLADEARIREVSATIASTARSSLVEVRQVLGHIDGSDIGTDPASLDAIVQGIREAGVAVDHSVRGAAGSLGHETGTAARRVLQEMLTNALRHGAPGGSVTVRETWRSADLVLEVENAVPSAEPAVGEGLGIDPRPSTAGSGRGLVGMQSRLAALGGSFDAAVLDAVFTARARIPFDVHGGTNR
- the fdhA gene encoding formaldehyde dehydrogenase, glutathione-independent, which produces MATNHAVAYKGPGQVEVIDVDYPTFELHDGPGVNPANVGRKVNHGAILRTVATNICGSDQHMVRGRTTAPTDLVLGHEITGEVVEVGPDVEFIKVGDLVSVPFNIACGRCRNCKERKTGICLNVNPDRPGSAYGYVDMGGWVGGQAEYVLVPYADWNLLKFPDKDQAMEKILDLAMLSDIFPTGFHGAVTAGVEVGSTVYVAGAGPVGLAAATGALLLGASVVIVGDMNADRLAQARSFGCETVDLTKGDPADQIDQILGEPLVDCGIDAVGFEAKGHGAGSSDEAPATVLNSLMDVTAAGGALGIPGLYVTGDPGGVDEAAQKGSLSLSLGTGWAKSLSFTTGQCPVMKYNRQLMMAILHDRTSIAANVNAKAIGLEDAPRGYAEFDKGAATKYILNPNGLIKAA